In Melanotaenia boesemani isolate fMelBoe1 chromosome 18, fMelBoe1.pri, whole genome shotgun sequence, the following proteins share a genomic window:
- the mcmdc2 gene encoding minichromosome maintenance domain-containing protein 2 isoform X1 translates to MADNLTLKESVLVYLDRSGGLKKLADDCKHLNDIQPSAAIYRFCISINPSDVIEVDPFLGHCVLHDPLRATHLFQSVCFLAVKTLSLTEKIHTESQVNVFLNFTHLPPFPEYAMDLCGFPRVCGPMRPFSIEGLVIAMTRVTKYTQGARFLCSDDECPCSTGFHHIRVHAPGATESATVRNNFSCLICSSQLREDVKFRVLGDKQLVELIHFNALDVLKGQQQSPARYQSVTLFLRDELCNSMRIGRLYRVLGIPAHVHQWPGITWSVEANNVQPWEPKYCHKVSARFLELLNDKASSPWRFSAIVVHSFGLDVAPPGLYNSLKLGLLLSLVQTKTDANDAFHSLDLLVVTTDTVIVDRLMAYSLNLACRGVRHQASGEMFASLSRDEHGAGTANIHAGSALLATGGICMLGDLGFYRKDKLDHIQSVLESRTISVFIPGKKYGEDADQQLSLPVQCSFWALTDSSQCSARLDSAVLGTAEMGPIPVQLTEPFGLVTECRDRVGAQALPAQTVHTLQQAVQLGKCQYPSCREFSTEDYQELVAHARGLEVELSPAAEKLIHGYYMASRRARTQSQGFKMSVASIKLLISLAEAHCRLCLRTQVLEEDAVIAVLLCENSVTLKHGASALIIPPDAVFPCDVGDVDGLHRRDKALDELHQNILRFIYTYAPGADAYITEE, encoded by the exons ATGGCTGACAATTTGACGTTGAAAGAATCGGTTTTGGTGTATTTAGATAGAAGTGGTGGTCTTAAGAAACTTGCGGACGACTGCAAACATCTGAACG ACATCCAGCCATCGGCAGCCATCTACAGGTTCTGTATAAGTATTAATCCTTCTGATGTAATAGAAGTGGATCCTTTTCTGGGTCACTGTGTTCTCCATGACCCCCTCAGAGCAACACATCTGTTCCAGTCA GTTTGCTTCCTTGCTGTAAAGACACTTTCACTAACTGAAAAAATACATACGGAAAGCCAG gTGAATGTCTTTCTGAACTTTACACACCTGCCTCCATTTCCTGAGTATGCAATGGATCTTTGTGGTTTTCCACGAGTGTGTGGCCCTATGAGACCTTTCTCCATAGAGGGCTTAGTCATTGCCATGACAAGGGTCACAAAGTACACCCAAGGAGCAAGGTTCCTCTGTAGTGATGACGAGTGCCCCTGCTCTACAG GATTCCACCACATCCGAGTCCATGCACCTGGAGCAACAGAGTCAGCTACTGTGAGAAACAACTTTAGCTGTTTGATCTGCAGCTCCCAACTGAGAGAGGATGTGAAGTTCAGAGTTCTGGGTG acaaacagcTGGTGGAGCTGATCCACTTTAATGCACTGGATGTTTTAAAAGGCCAGCAACAAAGCCCAGCTAGATACCAGTCTGTCACCCTGTTCTTAAGAG ATGAGCTGTGTAACTCGATGAGAATCGGTCGACTTTACAGGGTGCTGGGCATTCCTGCGCATGTGCATCAGTGGCCTGGTATTACCTGGAGTGTAGAGGCAAATAATGTCCAACCATGGGAGCCAAAGT ACTGCCATAAAGTTAGTGCCAGATTCCTTGAGTTGTTGAATGACAAGGCCTCTTCTCCTTGGAGATTCTCTGCCATTGTAGTTCACAGCTTTGGGTTGGATGTGGCGCCTCCAGGCTTGTACAACTCACTAAAGCTGGGTTTGCTGCTCAGCTTAGTGCAGACTAAAACAGATGCAAATGATGCATTTCACAGCTTGGATCTTCTTGTTGTCACAACTGACACAGTCATAGTTGACAG ACTAATGGCATACAGCTTGAATTTGGCATGTCGTGGGGTCAGGCATCAGGCCTCAGGGGAGATGTTTGCCTCTCTGTCCCGGGATGAGCATGGAGCAGGTACTGCTAACATCCATGCTGGTTCTGCCTTGCTTGCCACTGGGGGTATCTGTATGTTGGGAGATCTCGGCTTTTACAGAAAGGACAAGTTGGATCACATTCAGTCAG TCCTGGAGAGCCGCACAATATCTGTGTTCATCCCAGGGAAGAAGTACGGTGAGGATGCAGACCAGCAGCTTTCACTTCCCGTGCAGTGCAGCTTCTGGGCCCTCACAGACTCCTCTCAATGCTCTGCAAGGCTGGACTCTGCTGTACTGGGAACTGCA GAAATGGGTCCTATACCAGTTCAGCTTACAGAACCCTTTGGCCTTGTGACGGAGTGTAGAGACAGAGTGGGAGCGCAGGCCCTGCCTGCGCAGACTGTCCACACCCTCCAGCAGGCAGTACAGCTTGGAAAATGCCAGTACCCATCTTGCAGGGAGTTTTCTACTGAAGATTATCAGGAG CTGGTAGCCCACGCTAGAGGTTTGGAAGTGGAGCTTAGCCCTGCAGCAGAAAAATTAATCCATGGTTACTACATGGCAAGCCGTCGAGCTCGAACACAAAGTCAGGGTTTCAAGATGTCCGTGGCATCTATCAAATTACT GATCTCCTTGGCTGAGGCCCACTGCAGGTTGTGTCTCAGAACTCAAGTACTGGAGGAAGATGCTGTGATCGCTGTGCTCCTTTGTGAAAATTCAGTCACTCTCAAGCATG GAGCATCTGCTCTTATTATTCCTCCCGATGCAGTGTTTCCTTGTGATGTGGGAGATGTGGATGGTTTGCACAGGAGAGACAAAGCCCTTGATGAGCTGCACCAGAATATCTTACGTTTCATCTATACTTATGCACCTGGAGCAGATGCATACATTACAGAGGAGTAA
- the mcmdc2 gene encoding minichromosome maintenance domain-containing protein 2 isoform X2 gives MADNLTLKESVLVYLDRSGGLKKLADDCKHLNDIQPSAAIYRFCISINPSDVIEVDPFLGHCVLHDPLRATHLFQSVNVFLNFTHLPPFPEYAMDLCGFPRVCGPMRPFSIEGLVIAMTRVTKYTQGARFLCSDDECPCSTGFHHIRVHAPGATESATVRNNFSCLICSSQLREDVKFRVLGDKQLVELIHFNALDVLKGQQQSPARYQSVTLFLRDELCNSMRIGRLYRVLGIPAHVHQWPGITWSVEANNVQPWEPKYCHKVSARFLELLNDKASSPWRFSAIVVHSFGLDVAPPGLYNSLKLGLLLSLVQTKTDANDAFHSLDLLVVTTDTVIVDRLMAYSLNLACRGVRHQASGEMFASLSRDEHGAGTANIHAGSALLATGGICMLGDLGFYRKDKLDHIQSVLESRTISVFIPGKKYGEDADQQLSLPVQCSFWALTDSSQCSARLDSAVLGTAEMGPIPVQLTEPFGLVTECRDRVGAQALPAQTVHTLQQAVQLGKCQYPSCREFSTEDYQELVAHARGLEVELSPAAEKLIHGYYMASRRARTQSQGFKMSVASIKLLISLAEAHCRLCLRTQVLEEDAVIAVLLCENSVTLKHGASALIIPPDAVFPCDVGDVDGLHRRDKALDELHQNILRFIYTYAPGADAYITEE, from the exons ATGGCTGACAATTTGACGTTGAAAGAATCGGTTTTGGTGTATTTAGATAGAAGTGGTGGTCTTAAGAAACTTGCGGACGACTGCAAACATCTGAACG ACATCCAGCCATCGGCAGCCATCTACAGGTTCTGTATAAGTATTAATCCTTCTGATGTAATAGAAGTGGATCCTTTTCTGGGTCACTGTGTTCTCCATGACCCCCTCAGAGCAACACATCTGTTCCAGTCA gTGAATGTCTTTCTGAACTTTACACACCTGCCTCCATTTCCTGAGTATGCAATGGATCTTTGTGGTTTTCCACGAGTGTGTGGCCCTATGAGACCTTTCTCCATAGAGGGCTTAGTCATTGCCATGACAAGGGTCACAAAGTACACCCAAGGAGCAAGGTTCCTCTGTAGTGATGACGAGTGCCCCTGCTCTACAG GATTCCACCACATCCGAGTCCATGCACCTGGAGCAACAGAGTCAGCTACTGTGAGAAACAACTTTAGCTGTTTGATCTGCAGCTCCCAACTGAGAGAGGATGTGAAGTTCAGAGTTCTGGGTG acaaacagcTGGTGGAGCTGATCCACTTTAATGCACTGGATGTTTTAAAAGGCCAGCAACAAAGCCCAGCTAGATACCAGTCTGTCACCCTGTTCTTAAGAG ATGAGCTGTGTAACTCGATGAGAATCGGTCGACTTTACAGGGTGCTGGGCATTCCTGCGCATGTGCATCAGTGGCCTGGTATTACCTGGAGTGTAGAGGCAAATAATGTCCAACCATGGGAGCCAAAGT ACTGCCATAAAGTTAGTGCCAGATTCCTTGAGTTGTTGAATGACAAGGCCTCTTCTCCTTGGAGATTCTCTGCCATTGTAGTTCACAGCTTTGGGTTGGATGTGGCGCCTCCAGGCTTGTACAACTCACTAAAGCTGGGTTTGCTGCTCAGCTTAGTGCAGACTAAAACAGATGCAAATGATGCATTTCACAGCTTGGATCTTCTTGTTGTCACAACTGACACAGTCATAGTTGACAG ACTAATGGCATACAGCTTGAATTTGGCATGTCGTGGGGTCAGGCATCAGGCCTCAGGGGAGATGTTTGCCTCTCTGTCCCGGGATGAGCATGGAGCAGGTACTGCTAACATCCATGCTGGTTCTGCCTTGCTTGCCACTGGGGGTATCTGTATGTTGGGAGATCTCGGCTTTTACAGAAAGGACAAGTTGGATCACATTCAGTCAG TCCTGGAGAGCCGCACAATATCTGTGTTCATCCCAGGGAAGAAGTACGGTGAGGATGCAGACCAGCAGCTTTCACTTCCCGTGCAGTGCAGCTTCTGGGCCCTCACAGACTCCTCTCAATGCTCTGCAAGGCTGGACTCTGCTGTACTGGGAACTGCA GAAATGGGTCCTATACCAGTTCAGCTTACAGAACCCTTTGGCCTTGTGACGGAGTGTAGAGACAGAGTGGGAGCGCAGGCCCTGCCTGCGCAGACTGTCCACACCCTCCAGCAGGCAGTACAGCTTGGAAAATGCCAGTACCCATCTTGCAGGGAGTTTTCTACTGAAGATTATCAGGAG CTGGTAGCCCACGCTAGAGGTTTGGAAGTGGAGCTTAGCCCTGCAGCAGAAAAATTAATCCATGGTTACTACATGGCAAGCCGTCGAGCTCGAACACAAAGTCAGGGTTTCAAGATGTCCGTGGCATCTATCAAATTACT GATCTCCTTGGCTGAGGCCCACTGCAGGTTGTGTCTCAGAACTCAAGTACTGGAGGAAGATGCTGTGATCGCTGTGCTCCTTTGTGAAAATTCAGTCACTCTCAAGCATG GAGCATCTGCTCTTATTATTCCTCCCGATGCAGTGTTTCCTTGTGATGTGGGAGATGTGGATGGTTTGCACAGGAGAGACAAAGCCCTTGATGAGCTGCACCAGAATATCTTACGTTTCATCTATACTTATGCACCTGGAGCAGATGCATACATTACAGAGGAGTAA